A stretch of Candidatus Glassbacteria bacterium DNA encodes these proteins:
- a CDS encoding class I SAM-dependent methyltransferase yields MVSLARGQALPFEDGYFDFVLCHAVLIHIIQPEDRADLVAEISRVIKPGGIFVLSFPSVAGCRLIKFSSVRLN; encoded by the coding sequence ATGGTATCTCTGGCTCGCGGGCAGGCTTTGCCATTCGAGGATGGGTATTTCGATTTTGTCCTGTGCCATGCGGTGCTGATTCATATAATCCAACCGGAAGACAGAGCGGATCTTGTGGCCGAAATCTCCCGGGTGATAAAGCCCGGGGGAATATTTGTTCTGAGTTTCCCATCTGTAGCGGGGTGTCGTCTAATAAAATTCAGTAGTGTCCGGTTAAACTAA
- a CDS encoding sulfatase-like hydrolase/transferase, with protein sequence MTSEHSNNSLSSKSRFLLGCLAFWAMETALAGSPAAELRWWQFRLYALAWYSTWGLLMDQLSVAATRLIGFVEHRSFGTFQAVFYGFANALLVFGGLLLARQAPLWPVLPALATEVIIVLILRRPIINAKFRLQAVPAIICFNILLLAVFAEQRAGTAALLAPTWWLKILIATLASLAAFKLLCLAFRRLAAGIAPRTGAAVGVSLALLLWLAIASENFLYRFNSFYPRISCRAAAAANPGADAAGHPNIVFILVDCLRADRLGCYGYTPGTTPNIDSFARNAAVFTRAYANTPLTRASVATMFTGLYPFEHGVLTGRDFFILPDSLTTLAETMSMGGYHTAAMIAGNPNVSAWSNFDQGFEEFIYFDSWLLNKPYLVFALQQRPNYMDGQRLTDEVVEWLDRRGFQQPFMLYLHYMDTHKHYHPPPWHPVIESSSYADGTTPVELYDNQVRLVDYEFGRVIEALKNNGLYDNTVVILTADHGESLGEHGRHGHGSSLYQQQIHVPLIVRLPGEEGGKVCDGLIGLIDIPELVLAALRYKPPGFCSTLLSRAGDEHLFTVLHGEDRLTTAVLQGDWKLLHREAGENTWELYNLATDPQESTNLYFQEKVLGDMLRKALLSFEEETGAVAGKSVSRQSGVSPEELERLKALGYIK encoded by the coding sequence ATGACCAGCGAACATTCCAACAACAGCTTATCATCCAAGTCCAGGTTCCTGCTCGGTTGCCTGGCATTCTGGGCGATGGAGACGGCGCTTGCAGGCAGCCCAGCCGCAGAACTGCGCTGGTGGCAGTTTCGCCTGTACGCTTTGGCCTGGTACTCTACGTGGGGCCTGCTGATGGACCAACTTTCGGTTGCGGCTACCAGGCTCATCGGCTTTGTCGAACACAGGTCCTTTGGCACGTTTCAGGCTGTTTTCTACGGTTTCGCCAACGCCCTACTTGTTTTCGGCGGACTCCTGCTGGCCCGACAAGCTCCTCTGTGGCCGGTTTTGCCGGCGCTGGCCACCGAGGTTATCATAGTGCTTATCCTGCGGCGACCGATAATCAACGCAAAGTTCCGCCTACAGGCAGTTCCGGCGATAATATGTTTCAACATCTTGCTGCTTGCCGTCTTTGCGGAGCAACGCGCAGGCACTGCCGCCCTGCTTGCGCCGACGTGGTGGCTGAAAATCCTGATCGCCACGCTGGCCTCCCTGGCGGCATTCAAGCTGCTCTGCCTGGCGTTCCGGAGACTGGCCGCTGGTATTGCTCCCAGAACGGGTGCAGCAGTCGGGGTTTCCCTTGCTCTTCTGCTATGGCTTGCGATCGCATCCGAGAATTTCCTGTACAGGTTCAACAGCTTTTACCCAAGAATTTCCTGCAGGGCCGCGGCGGCAGCAAATCCCGGCGCCGATGCCGCCGGGCATCCGAATATCGTCTTTATCCTGGTCGACTGCCTCCGCGCCGACAGACTGGGCTGTTACGGATACACCCCGGGCACAACGCCTAATATCGACAGTTTCGCCCGCAACGCCGCCGTCTTCACCCGCGCTTACGCCAACACACCCCTGACCAGAGCCAGCGTGGCCACGATGTTCACCGGCTTGTACCCTTTCGAACACGGCGTTCTGACCGGAAGGGATTTCTTTATCCTGCCCGATTCGCTGACAACGTTAGCTGAAACAATGAGCATGGGGGGATACCATACCGCCGCGATGATCGCCGGCAACCCCAACGTTTCTGCCTGGAGCAATTTCGACCAGGGATTCGAAGAGTTCATTTACTTCGACAGCTGGCTGCTGAACAAGCCGTACCTTGTTTTCGCGCTTCAGCAGAGGCCCAATTACATGGACGGGCAACGGCTGACCGACGAGGTTGTGGAATGGCTGGACCGACGAGGTTTTCAGCAACCGTTCATGCTTTATTTGCACTACATGGATACCCACAAGCATTATCACCCTCCGCCCTGGCATCCGGTAATCGAATCCTCAAGCTACGCAGACGGGACCACGCCGGTCGAACTCTACGACAACCAAGTCAGGCTGGTGGACTATGAGTTCGGTAGAGTTATCGAGGCATTAAAAAACAACGGGCTCTACGACAACACAGTCGTAATCCTGACAGCCGATCACGGCGAAAGCTTGGGAGAACACGGCAGGCATGGTCACGGCTCTTCGCTCTACCAGCAACAGATACATGTCCCGCTGATCGTCCGGCTGCCCGGCGAAGAAGGGGGCAAAGTCTGTGACGGGCTCATAGGTCTAATCGACATTCCAGAGCTGGTGCTCGCTGCATTGCGGTACAAGCCTCCCGGTTTCTGCAGCACCCTGCTGAGCCGGGCGGGCGATGAGCATCTGTTTACGGTGTTGCATGGCGAAGACCGGCTGACCACCGCCGTTCTGCAGGGCGATTGGAAACTGCTCCACCGGGAAGCAGGTGAAAACACATGGGAGCTGTATAACCTGGCAACGGATCCTCAGGAAAGCACAAATTTGTACTTTCAAGAAAAAGTCCTGGGAGACATGCTTAGAAAGGCGCTGCTTTCATTCGAGGAGGAAACCGGTGCGGTGGCGGGCAAAAGCGTATCGCGGCAATCCGGGGTCTCCCCGGAGGAGCTCGAGCGCTTGAAGGCGCTGGGTTACATCAAGTAG